The Bacillus spongiae genome includes a region encoding these proteins:
- the rpoC gene encoding DNA-directed RNA polymerase subunit beta' codes for MLDVNNFEYMKIGLASPDKIRSWSYGEVKKPETINYRTLKPEKDGLFCERIFGPTKDWECHCGKYKRVRYKGVVCDRCGVEVTRAKVRRERMGHIELAAPVSHIWYFKGIPSRMGLVLDMSPRSLEEVIYFASYVVTESGDTALEKKQLLSEKEYRAYREKYGVKFQAAMGAEAIKKLLQDIDLDKEAEMLKEELKTAQGQRRTRAIKRLEVVESFRNSGNDPDWMILDVLPVIPPELRPMVQLDGGRFATSDLNDLYRRVINRNNRLKRLLDLGAPSIIVQNEKRMLQEAVDALIDNGRRGRPVTGPGNRPLKSLSHMLKGKQGRFRQNLLGKRVDYSGRSVIVVGPNLKMYQCGLPKEMALELFKPFVMKELVEKGLAHNIKSAKRKIERVQPEVWDVLEQVIKEHPVLLNRAPTLHRLGIQAFEPRLVEGRAIRLHPLVCTAYNADFDGDQMAVHVPLSAEAQAEARMLMLAAQNILNPKDGKPVVTPSQDMVLGNYYLTMERAGAIGEGTIFKDTNEALLAYQNGYVHLHTRVAINAKSLNNQTFTEKQNNQLLITTVGKLIFNEILPETFPYINEPTKENLEKETPSKYFVEPTENVSEHISAQELIAPFKKKILGNIIAEVFKRFHITETSKMLDRMKDLGFKYSTKAGITVGVSDIVVLAEKQQILAEAQNKVDNVMKQFRRGLITEEERYDRVISVWSEAKDTIQGKLMKTLDLSNPIFMMSDSGARGNASNFTQLAGMRGLMANPAGRIIELPIKSSFREGLTVLEYFISTHGARKGLADTALKTADSGYLTRRLVDVAQDVIVREEDCGTDRGLHVASLKEGTEIIEPLEERLIGRYSRKTIKHPETQAVIVEENGLITEDLAFQIVNAGIESVWIRSAFTCNTRHGVCEKCYGVNLATGQKVEVGEAVGIIAAQSIGEPGTQLTMRTFHTGGVAGDDITQGLPRIQELFEARNPKGQAVISEISGVVTAINEIRDRQQEIVIQGDVETRTYTAPYTARLKVAVNSEITKGQVLTEGSIDPKELLKIRDVNSVQEYLLLEVQKVYRMQGVEIGDKHVEVMVRQMLRKVRVINAGETDVLPGTLLDIHQFTDANRKALKAGNTPATGRPVLLGITKASLETDSFLSAASFQETTRVLTDAAIKGKRDELLGLKENVIIGKLVPAGTGMQRYRKSEPVLNEEIEETLTVE; via the coding sequence TTGCTAGATGTAAATAACTTTGAGTACATGAAAATTGGTCTTGCTTCACCTGATAAGATAAGGTCTTGGTCGTATGGAGAAGTAAAGAAACCAGAAACAATTAATTACCGTACGTTAAAGCCGGAAAAAGACGGTTTGTTCTGTGAACGCATCTTTGGCCCAACGAAAGATTGGGAATGTCACTGTGGAAAATACAAACGTGTCCGTTACAAAGGTGTAGTTTGTGATCGTTGTGGAGTAGAGGTAACTCGTGCAAAAGTTCGTCGTGAACGAATGGGTCACATTGAGCTTGCGGCTCCTGTATCACACATCTGGTACTTCAAAGGAATTCCAAGTAGAATGGGACTTGTTCTTGACATGTCCCCTCGCTCCTTGGAGGAAGTCATTTACTTCGCTTCTTATGTAGTAACAGAGTCAGGCGATACGGCGTTAGAGAAAAAGCAGTTACTTTCAGAAAAAGAGTATCGTGCTTATCGTGAGAAGTATGGTGTGAAATTCCAAGCTGCTATGGGTGCAGAAGCAATTAAAAAGCTTTTACAAGACATCGATTTAGATAAAGAAGCAGAAATGTTAAAAGAAGAATTGAAAACAGCTCAAGGACAACGTCGTACCCGTGCGATTAAACGACTTGAGGTAGTTGAATCTTTCCGTAACTCTGGCAACGATCCAGACTGGATGATTCTAGATGTTCTTCCTGTTATCCCACCTGAGCTTCGCCCAATGGTGCAGTTAGACGGAGGTCGTTTCGCTACTTCCGATTTGAATGATTTATATCGTCGAGTTATCAACCGAAATAATCGTTTAAAGCGTTTATTAGACCTTGGAGCGCCAAGCATTATTGTTCAGAATGAAAAACGTATGTTACAGGAAGCTGTTGATGCCTTAATTGATAATGGTCGTCGTGGACGCCCTGTTACAGGTCCTGGTAATCGTCCGTTGAAATCTCTTTCACATATGCTAAAAGGAAAACAAGGTCGTTTCCGTCAAAACCTATTAGGTAAACGTGTTGACTATTCTGGTCGTTCCGTAATTGTAGTAGGACCGAACCTGAAGATGTATCAATGTGGATTACCAAAGGAAATGGCACTTGAGCTCTTTAAGCCATTTGTAATGAAAGAATTAGTAGAAAAGGGTCTCGCTCATAACATTAAGAGTGCTAAACGAAAAATTGAGCGTGTACAACCAGAAGTATGGGATGTTTTAGAGCAAGTGATTAAAGAGCATCCAGTATTATTAAACCGTGCTCCGACACTTCATAGACTAGGGATTCAAGCGTTTGAGCCTAGACTAGTAGAAGGAAGAGCAATTCGTCTTCACCCTCTTGTGTGTACAGCTTATAATGCTGACTTTGATGGAGACCAAATGGCTGTTCACGTACCATTGTCAGCTGAAGCGCAAGCTGAAGCAAGGATGTTAATGCTTGCAGCTCAAAACATTCTTAATCCTAAAGATGGAAAACCTGTTGTTACACCATCACAGGATATGGTTTTGGGGAACTATTATTTAACAATGGAACGTGCTGGAGCAATCGGTGAAGGGACTATATTTAAAGACACAAATGAAGCATTATTAGCTTACCAAAATGGGTATGTTCATCTTCATACACGTGTGGCTATTAATGCAAAGTCATTAAACAATCAAACGTTTACTGAAAAACAAAATAATCAACTGTTAATTACGACGGTTGGTAAATTAATCTTTAATGAGATTCTTCCAGAAACCTTCCCGTATATAAATGAACCAACAAAAGAGAATCTTGAAAAAGAAACACCGAGTAAATACTTTGTTGAACCAACAGAAAACGTGAGCGAACATATCTCCGCTCAAGAATTGATTGCACCTTTTAAAAAGAAAATTCTAGGTAATATCATTGCTGAGGTCTTTAAGCGTTTCCATATTACAGAAACATCAAAAATGCTTGACCGAATGAAAGACTTAGGATTCAAATATTCTACTAAAGCTGGTATTACAGTTGGTGTTTCCGATATCGTCGTATTGGCGGAAAAACAACAAATTCTTGCTGAAGCACAGAATAAAGTTGACAATGTAATGAAACAGTTTAGACGTGGATTAATTACCGAAGAGGAACGTTATGATCGGGTCATTTCCGTTTGGAGTGAAGCGAAAGATACGATCCAAGGGAAACTAATGAAAACGCTAGATCTTTCTAACCCAATCTTCATGATGAGTGATTCAGGAGCTCGTGGTAATGCGTCTAACTTTACCCAACTCGCTGGAATGCGCGGTCTGATGGCCAACCCAGCTGGTCGAATTATTGAGTTGCCAATCAAATCTAGTTTCCGTGAAGGGTTAACAGTACTAGAATACTTTATTTCTACTCACGGAGCACGTAAAGGTCTTGCCGATACAGCACTGAAAACAGCTGACTCTGGTTACCTTACTCGTCGTTTAGTAGATGTAGCGCAAGATGTTATCGTGCGTGAAGAAGATTGTGGAACGGACAGAGGTTTACATGTAGCCTCTCTGAAAGAAGGAACAGAAATTATTGAACCTCTTGAAGAACGTCTTATTGGCCGATATTCTAGAAAAACAATTAAACATCCTGAAACACAGGCTGTCATTGTGGAAGAAAACGGCTTAATTACAGAAGACCTTGCCTTCCAGATTGTCAACGCTGGAATAGAATCAGTTTGGATTCGTTCTGCCTTTACATGTAACACACGCCACGGAGTATGTGAAAAATGTTATGGTGTAAACTTAGCAACTGGACAAAAAGTTGAAGTGGGAGAAGCAGTAGGTATTATTGCAGCTCAATCAATTGGTGAGCCAGGAACTCAGCTTACAATGCGTACATTCCATACAGGTGGAGTTGCGGGTGATGATATTACTCAAGGTTTACCTCGTATTCAAGAGCTATTTGAAGCGCGTAATCCGAAAGGTCAAGCTGTAATTTCAGAAATAAGTGGTGTTGTGACAGCGATTAATGAAATTCGTGATCGCCAACAAGAAATTGTGATTCAAGGTGATGTTGAAACAAGAACCTATACCGCTCCATATACGGCAAGATTGAAAGTAGCTGTTAATTCGGAGATTACAAAAGGTCAAGTTCTGACAGAAGGTTCAATTGATCCAAAAGAATTACTAAAAATTCGTGATGTGAATTCTGTTCAAGAATATTTACTTCTTGAAGTGCAAAAGGTATACCGTATGCAAGGGGTAGAAATTGGAGATAAGCACGTAGAAGTAATGGTACGTCAAATGCTTCGTAAAGTACGTGTTATCAATGCAGGCGAAACGGATGTTCTTCCTGGAACATTATTGGATATTCACCAATTTACCGATGCAAATAGAAAGGCGTTAAAGGCTGGAAATACACCAGCAACAGGACGACCTGTTCTGTTGGGTATTACTAAAGCCTCTCTTGAAACGGACTCTTTCTTATCTGCAGCCTCTTTCCAAGAAACGACTCGTGTTTTAACGGATGCAGCAATTAAAGGAAAGCGTGACGAATTACTAGGTCTTAAAGAGAATGTTATTATAGGTAAACTTGTACCAGCTGGTACAGGAATGCAGAGGTATAGAAAGTCTGAACCTGTTTTAAATGAAGAAATTGAAGAAACACTGACTGTAGAGTAA
- a CDS encoding 50S ribosomal protein L7ae-like protein: MSYEKVTQAKSVIVGTKQTVKAIKNGMANEVVIAKDADPRITAKVLEIATEMKVPILTVDSMKKLGRACGIEVGAVTVAIIY; this comes from the coding sequence ATGTCTTATGAAAAAGTAACACAGGCGAAAAGTGTCATTGTAGGAACAAAGCAGACAGTGAAGGCTATTAAAAATGGTATGGCTAATGAAGTGGTTATTGCAAAAGATGCAGATCCTAGGATTACTGCTAAAGTCTTAGAAATAGCTACAGAAATGAAAGTACCAATTCTTACTGTAGATTCTATGAAAAAGCTCGGTAGAGCTTGTGGAATTGAAGTAGGAGCTGTAACTGTTGCTATCATTTATTAA
- the rpsL gene encoding 30S ribosomal protein S12: MPTINQLVRKPRQSKSSKSKSPALNKGYNSFKKAQTDVSAPQKRGVCTRVGTMTPKKPNSALRKYARVRLTNGIEVNAYIPGIGHNLQEHSVVLIRGGRVKDLPGVRYHIVRGALDTAAVENRMQGRSKYGTKRPKPAKK, from the coding sequence ATGCCAACTATTAACCAATTAGTACGCAAACCTCGTCAGTCTAAATCAAGTAAATCTAAGTCTCCAGCGCTTAACAAAGGTTATAACAGCTTCAAAAAAGCGCAAACAGACGTATCTGCACCTCAAAAACGTGGTGTTTGTACGCGTGTTGGGACTATGACACCGAAAAAACCGAACTCAGCTTTACGTAAATATGCTCGTGTTCGTTTAACGAATGGTATTGAGGTAAATGCTTATATTCCTGGTATTGGACACAACTTACAAGAACACAGCGTAGTACTTATTCGCGGTGGACGTGTAAAGGATTTACCAGGGGTACGTTATCACATCGTTCGTGGAGCGCTTGATACAGCAGCGGTTGAAAATCGTATGCAAGGCCGTTCAAAATACGGTACTAAGCGTCCAAAACCAGCAAAAAAATAA
- the rpsG gene encoding 30S ribosomal protein S7, translating to MPRKGPVAKRDVLPDPIYNSKLVTRLINKIMEDGKRGKAQKILYAAFDTIQERSGKEPMEVFDQALKNIMPVLEVRARRVGGANYQVPVEVRPDRRSTLGLRWLVNYSRLRGEKTMVERLANEILDAANNTGASVKKREDTHKMAEANRAFAHYRW from the coding sequence ATGCCACGTAAAGGACCTGTAGCAAAAAGAGATGTATTACCAGATCCGATTTATAATTCAAAACTTGTAACTCGTCTTATCAACAAAATCATGGAAGATGGTAAGAGAGGTAAAGCTCAAAAAATTCTATACGCTGCATTTGATACAATTCAAGAGCGTTCAGGAAAAGAGCCTATGGAAGTATTTGATCAAGCACTAAAAAACATCATGCCTGTACTTGAGGTAAGAGCTCGCCGTGTTGGTGGAGCAAACTACCAAGTACCTGTTGAGGTGCGCCCTGATCGCCGTTCAACACTTGGACTACGTTGGTTAGTAAACTATTCTCGTCTTCGTGGTGAGAAGACTATGGTTGAACGCTTAGCTAACGAAATCTTAGATGCTGCGAATAACACGGGTGCTTCTGTTAAGAAGCGTGAAGATACACATAAAATGGCAGAAGCAAACAGAGCGTTTGCACACTACCGTTGGTAA
- the fusA gene encoding elongation factor G: MTREFSLEKTRNIGIMAHIDAGKTTTTERVLYYTGRIHKIGETHEGASQMDWMEQEQERGITITSAATTAQWNDHRVNIIDTPGHVDFTVEVERSLRVLDGAVAVLDAQSGVEPQTETVWRQATTYGVPRIVFVNKMDKIGADFIYSLSTLHDRLQANAAAIQLPIGAEDDFEAIIDLVEMKATFYGNDLGTDIEVRDIPAEYQDQADEYREKLIEAVADLDEDLMEKYLGGEEISTDELKAAIRKATLSVEFYPVICGSAFKNKGVQPMLDAVIDYLPAPTDVEAIKGIVPDTDEEVTRPSSDDAPFSALAFKVMTDPYVGKLTFFRVYSGVLNSGSYVKNSTKGKRERVGRILQMHANSREEISQVYAGDIAAAVGLKDTTTGDTLCEEKNLVILESMEFPEPVISLSVEPKSKADQDKMTTALQKLQEEDPTFRAHTDQETGQVIIAGMGELHLDIIVDRMRREFKVEANVGAPQVSYRETFRASAQVEGKFARQSGGRGQFGHVWIEFSPNEEGKGFEFENAIVGGVVPREYIPAVQAGLEDAMDNGVLAGYPLIDVKAKLYDGSYHDVDSSEMAFKIAASMALKNAVSKCNPVILEPLMKVEVVIPEEYLGDIMGDVTSRRGRVEGMEARGNAQVVKAFVPLSEMFGYATSLRSNTQGRGTYSMHFDHYEEVPKSISEEIIKKNKGE, from the coding sequence ATGACAAGAGAGTTCTCCTTAGAAAAGACTCGTAATATCGGTATCATGGCTCACATTGATGCTGGTAAAACTACAACGACTGAGCGTGTTCTTTATTACACAGGTCGTATCCACAAGATTGGTGAAACTCACGAAGGTGCTTCTCAAATGGACTGGATGGAGCAAGAGCAAGAACGTGGTATTACAATCACTTCTGCTGCAACAACAGCTCAATGGAATGACCACCGTGTAAACATCATTGATACACCAGGACACGTAGACTTCACAGTTGAAGTTGAGCGTTCTCTACGTGTACTTGATGGAGCAGTTGCTGTACTTGATGCTCAATCTGGAGTTGAGCCTCAAACAGAGACGGTTTGGCGTCAAGCTACAACTTATGGAGTACCACGTATCGTATTCGTTAACAAAATGGATAAGATTGGTGCAGACTTCATATATTCTTTATCAACTTTACACGATCGTTTACAAGCAAATGCAGCAGCTATTCAACTACCAATTGGAGCAGAGGATGATTTCGAAGCGATTATTGACCTAGTTGAAATGAAGGCTACATTCTACGGTAATGATCTTGGAACTGATATTGAAGTTCGTGACATTCCTGCTGAGTACCAAGACCAAGCAGACGAATATCGCGAAAAGCTAATCGAAGCTGTAGCTGATTTAGATGAAGATCTAATGGAAAAGTATCTTGGTGGAGAAGAAATCTCTACTGATGAACTTAAAGCTGCAATTCGTAAAGCTACTTTATCTGTAGAATTCTACCCAGTAATTTGTGGTTCTGCTTTCAAAAATAAAGGTGTACAACCAATGTTAGATGCAGTTATTGATTACCTTCCAGCTCCAACTGATGTTGAAGCAATTAAGGGAATTGTACCTGATACAGACGAAGAGGTAACACGTCCGTCTTCTGACGACGCACCATTCTCTGCTCTAGCATTTAAGGTAATGACAGACCCTTATGTTGGTAAGTTAACGTTCTTCCGTGTATACTCAGGAGTATTAAACTCTGGTTCTTACGTGAAAAACTCTACTAAAGGTAAGCGTGAGCGTGTAGGTCGTATTCTACAAATGCATGCTAATAGCCGTGAAGAGATTTCACAAGTATACGCTGGGGATATCGCTGCTGCTGTAGGTCTAAAAGATACAACTACTGGTGATACTCTATGTGAGGAAAAGAATCTAGTAATTCTAGAGTCTATGGAATTCCCAGAGCCTGTTATCTCATTATCTGTTGAGCCTAAATCAAAAGCTGACCAAGATAAAATGACAACAGCACTACAAAAACTTCAAGAAGAAGATCCAACTTTCCGTGCGCATACTGACCAAGAAACAGGTCAAGTAATTATTGCTGGAATGGGTGAGCTTCACCTTGATATTATTGTAGATCGTATGCGTCGTGAGTTTAAAGTAGAAGCAAATGTAGGTGCTCCTCAAGTTTCCTATCGTGAAACATTCCGTGCATCTGCACAAGTTGAGGGTAAATTTGCTCGTCAATCCGGTGGTCGTGGACAATTTGGTCACGTTTGGATCGAATTCTCACCTAATGAAGAAGGTAAAGGATTCGAATTCGAAAATGCCATTGTCGGTGGGGTAGTTCCTCGTGAATATATTCCAGCGGTTCAAGCAGGTCTTGAAGATGCGATGGATAATGGTGTTCTTGCTGGTTATCCTCTAATTGACGTTAAGGCGAAGCTATATGATGGTTCATATCATGATGTCGATTCATCTGAAATGGCCTTCAAAATTGCAGCATCTATGGCACTTAAAAATGCTGTTTCAAAATGTAACCCTGTAATTCTTGAGCCTTTAATGAAGGTTGAAGTAGTTATTCCTGAAGAATATCTAGGGGATATCATGGGTGACGTAACTTCACGTCGTGGTCGCGTTGAAGGTATGGAAGCTCGCGGAAATGCACAAGTTGTAAAAGCGTTCGTTCCACTATCTGAAATGTTTGGGTATGCTACTTCTTTACGTTCTAACACTCAAGGACGTGGAACATACTCTATGCATTTTGACCATTACGAAGAAGTTCCAAAATCAATCTCAGAAGAGATTATTAAAAAAAATAAAGGTGAATAA
- the tuf gene encoding elongation factor Tu, with protein sequence MAKEKFDRSKTHANIGTIGHVDHGKTTLTAAITTVLAKQSGEGAAMAYDQIDAAPEERERGITISTAHVEYETETRHYAHVDCPGHADYVKNMITGAAQMDGAILVVSAADGPMPQTREHILLSRQVGVPYLVVFLNKCDMVDDEELLELVEMEVRDLLSEYDFPGDDVPVVKGSALKALEGEAEWEEKILELMSAVDEYIPTPERDTEKPFMMPVEDVFSITGRGTVATGRVDRGQVKVGDTIEIIGLADEAATTTVTGVEMFRKLLDYAEAGDNIGALLRGVSREDINRGQVLAKPGTITPHTNFKAEVYVLSKEEGGRHTPFFSNYRPQFYFRTTDVTGICNLPEGVEMVMPGDNVEMTVELISPIAIEEGTKFSIREGGRTVGAGVVATIEK encoded by the coding sequence ATGGCTAAGGAAAAATTCGATCGTTCCAAAACACATGCGAATATCGGTACAATCGGTCACGTTGACCACGGTAAAACTACATTAACAGCTGCTATCACAACTGTTCTTGCTAAGCAATCTGGTGAAGGTGCTGCAATGGCATACGACCAAATCGACGCTGCTCCAGAAGAGCGTGAGCGTGGAATTACAATCTCAACAGCACACGTTGAGTATGAAACTGAAACTCGTCACTATGCACACGTTGACTGCCCAGGACATGCTGACTACGTTAAAAACATGATCACTGGTGCTGCACAAATGGACGGAGCTATCCTAGTAGTATCTGCTGCTGATGGCCCAATGCCACAAACACGTGAGCACATCCTTCTTTCTCGTCAAGTAGGTGTTCCATACCTAGTTGTATTCTTAAACAAATGTGACATGGTTGATGACGAAGAGCTACTTGAACTAGTAGAAATGGAAGTTCGTGATCTTCTATCTGAGTACGACTTCCCTGGTGATGACGTACCTGTAGTAAAAGGTTCTGCTCTTAAAGCTCTTGAAGGAGAAGCTGAGTGGGAAGAAAAAATTCTTGAACTTATGAGCGCTGTTGATGAGTACATCCCTACTCCAGAGCGTGACACAGAAAAACCATTCATGATGCCAGTTGAGGATGTATTCTCAATCACTGGACGTGGAACAGTTGCTACTGGTCGTGTTGACCGTGGTCAAGTAAAAGTTGGAGACACTATCGAAATCATTGGTCTTGCTGACGAAGCTGCGACTACAACAGTAACTGGTGTTGAAATGTTCCGTAAACTTCTTGACTATGCTGAAGCTGGAGATAACATTGGTGCTCTTCTTCGTGGGGTTTCTCGTGAAGATATCAACCGTGGACAAGTACTTGCAAAGCCAGGTACGATCACTCCACACACTAACTTCAAAGCAGAAGTTTATGTTTTATCTAAAGAAGAAGGTGGACGTCACACTCCATTCTTCTCTAACTACCGCCCACAATTCTACTTCCGTACTACGGATGTAACTGGTATCTGTAACCTTCCTGAAGGTGTAGAAATGGTTATGCCAGGAGATAACGTTGAGATGACTGTTGAACTTATCTCTCCAATCGCTATCGAAGAAGGAACTAAGTTCTCTATCCGTGAGGGTGGACGTACTGTAGGTGCTGGAGTCGTAGCAACAATTGAAAAGTAA
- the rpsJ gene encoding 30S ribosomal protein S10, protein MAKQKIRIRLKAYDHRILDQSAEKIVETAKRSGASVSGPIPLPTEKSVYTILRAVHKYKDSREQFEMRTHKRLIDIVNPTPQTVDALMRLDLPSGVDIEIKL, encoded by the coding sequence ATGGCAAAACAAAAAATTCGTATCCGTTTAAAAGCGTATGATCACAGAATTCTTGATCAGTCTGCAGAGAAAATTGTAGAAACAGCTAAGCGTTCTGGTGCTTCGGTATCTGGTCCAATCCCGTTACCTACAGAAAAATCTGTTTACACTATTTTACGTGCGGTTCATAAATACAAAGATTCTCGTGAGCAGTTCGAGATGCGTACGCATAAACGTTTAATCGACATCGTTAATCCTACTCCACAAACAGTAGATGCATTAATGAGATTAGACTTACCGTCAGGTGTAGATATCGAAATCAAACTTTAA
- the rplC gene encoding 50S ribosomal protein L3: MTKGILGRKIGMTQVFAENGDLIPVTVIEASQNVVLQKKTDETDGYNAVQLGFEDKREKLANKPEKGHVAKAETAPKRFLREIRGVNMDDFEVGQEVKVNIFAEGELVDVTGISKGKGFQGAIKRHGQSRGPMSHGSRYHRRPGSMGPVDPNRVFKGKLLPGRMGGEQITVQNLEIVKVDEERNLLLVKGNVPGAKKALLTVKTAIKSN, encoded by the coding sequence ATGACCAAAGGAATCTTAGGAAGAAAAATCGGTATGACTCAAGTTTTCGCTGAAAACGGTGATCTCATTCCGGTAACTGTAATTGAAGCTTCTCAAAACGTTGTTCTTCAAAAGAAGACTGATGAAACAGATGGTTACAATGCTGTACAGTTAGGTTTTGAAGATAAACGTGAAAAGTTAGCTAATAAACCAGAAAAAGGCCATGTCGCTAAAGCAGAAACTGCTCCTAAGCGCTTCTTACGCGAAATTCGCGGAGTTAACATGGACGATTTCGAAGTTGGTCAAGAAGTCAAAGTTAATATTTTTGCAGAAGGCGAACTAGTAGATGTTACTGGTATCTCTAAAGGTAAAGGTTTCCAAGGTGCAATTAAACGCCACGGACAATCTCGCGGACCAATGTCTCACGGTTCTCGTTACCACCGTCGCCCAGGTTCTATGGGACCTGTTGATCCAAACCGCGTATTCAAAGGTAAATTATTACCAGGACGCATGGGTGGAGAACAAATTACGGTTCAAAATCTTGAAATCGTAAAGGTAGACGAAGAACGCAACCTTCTTTTAGTAAAAGGTAACGTACCTGGAGCTAAAAAAGCACTATTAACAGTTAAAACTGCAATCAAATCAAACTAA
- the rplD gene encoding 50S ribosomal protein L4, protein MPKVALLNQTGSQVGEVELNDSVFGIEPNEAVLFETVIMQRASLRQGNHNVKNRSEVAGGGRKPWRQKGTGRARQGSIRSPQWRGGGVVFGPTPRSYSYKLPKKVRRLAIKSALSTKVAEENILVLEALAFESPKTKEFVAILKNLSINKKVLVVTDELDENVALSARNIPGVTVVTSEGVTVLDVLGHDQLIMTKAAVEKVEEVLA, encoded by the coding sequence ATGCCGAAAGTAGCATTACTTAACCAAACTGGCTCTCAAGTTGGAGAGGTAGAATTAAATGATTCTGTATTTGGTATTGAGCCAAATGAAGCTGTTTTGTTTGAAACAGTTATCATGCAAAGAGCTTCCTTACGTCAAGGAAACCACAATGTAAAAAATCGTTCAGAAGTAGCAGGCGGCGGTCGTAAACCATGGCGTCAAAAAGGTACTGGACGTGCTCGTCAGGGATCTATTCGTTCCCCACAATGGCGCGGAGGTGGAGTTGTCTTCGGTCCAACACCACGTAGTTACAGTTACAAACTACCGAAAAAAGTTCGTCGTTTAGCGATTAAATCTGCTCTTTCTACTAAAGTTGCAGAAGAAAACATTTTAGTTCTAGAAGCCCTTGCTTTTGAATCACCAAAAACAAAAGAATTTGTAGCTATTCTTAAAAATTTATCTATAAACAAAAAGGTGTTAGTTGTAACAGATGAATTAGATGAGAATGTAGCACTTTCTGCACGTAATATCCCTGGTGTAACTGTTGTTACTTCAGAAGGAGTTACTGTTCTTGATGTTTTAGGTCATGATCAATTAATTATGACAAAAGCAGCGGTTGAAAAAGTAGAGGAGGTGCTTGCATAA
- the rplW gene encoding 50S ribosomal protein L23 has protein sequence MDARDIIKRPVITERSTDLMAEKKYTFEVNTVVNKTQVKDAVEEIFGVTVAKVNIMNYKGKFKRMGKHAGYTNKRRKAIVTLTADSKEIEFFEA, from the coding sequence ATGGATGCACGCGATATCATTAAGCGCCCCGTTATTACTGAACGTTCAACTGATTTAATGGCAGAGAAGAAGTACACATTTGAAGTGAATACAGTTGTTAACAAAACGCAAGTTAAAGATGCTGTCGAAGAAATCTTTGGCGTAACTGTTGCGAAAGTTAACATCATGAACTACAAAGGTAAGTTCAAGCGTATGGGTAAACATGCTGGGTATACGAATAAGCGTCGTAAAGCAATCGTAACGTTAACAGCAGATAGTAAAGAAATTGAATTTTTTGAGGCGTAA
- the rplB gene encoding 50S ribosomal protein L2: MAIKKYKPTSNGRRNMTASDFAEITTSTPEKSLLAPIHNKGGRNNQGKLTVRHQGGGHKRQYRIIDFKRDKDGIPGRVATIEYDPNRSANIALINYADGEKRYILAPKNLVVGQEVMSGPEADIKAGNALPLANIPVGSIIHNIELKPGKGGQLVRSAGTSAQVLGKEGKYVLVRLNSGEVRMILATCRATIGQVGNEQHELIKIGKAGRSRWLGKRPTVRGSVMNPNDHPHGGGEGRAPIGRKSPMSPWGKPTLGYKTRKKNNKSDKFIVRRRKK, from the coding sequence ATGGCGATTAAAAAGTATAAACCTACCTCAAACGGACGTCGTAATATGACAGCTTCTGATTTTGCGGAGATCACAACTTCAACTCCAGAAAAATCATTACTAGCTCCTATTCATAATAAGGGCGGCCGTAACAATCAAGGTAAGTTAACCGTTCGTCATCAAGGTGGCGGCCACAAGCGTCAATACCGTATTATCGACTTTAAGCGTGATAAAGATGGTATACCAGGACGCGTTGCCACAATCGAATATGATCCAAACCGTTCTGCAAACATTGCACTAATCAATTATGCAGATGGAGAAAAGCGCTACATCCTAGCTCCTAAAAATTTAGTGGTAGGTCAAGAAGTTATGTCTGGACCTGAAGCTGATATTAAAGCAGGTAATGCGTTACCATTAGCAAACATCCCTGTGGGTTCAATTATCCACAATATTGAGTTGAAACCTGGTAAAGGTGGACAATTGGTCCGTTCTGCTGGAACTTCAGCACAAGTTTTAGGTAAAGAAGGTAAATACGTACTTGTACGTTTAAACTCAGGAGAAGTTCGCATGATTCTTGCAACTTGCCGTGCAACTATCGGTCAGGTTGGAAATGAACAGCATGAACTAATTAAAATTGGTAAAGCAGGTCGTTCTCGTTGGTTAGGTAAGCGCCCAACTGTTCGTGGATCTGTAATGAACCCTAACGATCACCCACACGGTGGTGGTGAAGGACGCGCACCAATCGGTCGTAAATCACCAATGTCTCCATGGGGTAAACCAACTCTTGGATACAAAACACGTAAGAAGAACAACAAATCCGACAAGTTCATTGTACGTCGTCGTAAAAAATAA